From the genome of Streptomyces sp. NBC_01260, one region includes:
- the def gene encoding peptide deformylase translates to MAQQETDEQISVDDEGFLVDTEDCEAREAAYRERGTSHPITVVGNPVLHKECKDVTVFDDKLATLIDDMFASQRTAEGVGLAANQIGVDLKVFVYDCPDDDGVRHTGVICNPVLDELPPEQRVLDDANEGCLSVPTAYASLARPDYAVVRGQDAKGNPVKVRGDGYFARCLQHETDHLYGYLYIDRLSKRDRKDALRQMEENTPRYEIVPNG, encoded by the coding sequence ATGGCGCAGCAGGAGACGGACGAGCAGATCAGCGTCGACGACGAGGGCTTCCTCGTCGACACCGAGGACTGTGAGGCGCGTGAGGCGGCATACCGCGAGCGCGGCACCTCGCACCCGATCACGGTCGTGGGCAACCCCGTCCTGCACAAGGAGTGCAAGGACGTCACCGTGTTCGACGACAAGCTGGCCACGCTGATCGACGACATGTTCGCCAGCCAGCGGACGGCGGAGGGCGTGGGCCTGGCCGCCAACCAGATCGGGGTCGACCTCAAGGTCTTCGTCTACGACTGCCCGGACGACGACGGGGTGCGGCACACCGGCGTCATCTGCAACCCGGTGCTGGACGAGCTCCCGCCCGAGCAGCGCGTGCTGGACGACGCCAACGAGGGCTGCCTCTCGGTCCCGACGGCGTACGCCTCGCTGGCCCGCCCGGACTACGCGGTGGTGCGCGGACAGGACGCGAAGGGCAACCCGGTCAAGGTGCGGGGCGACGGCTACTTCGCCCGCTGCCTCCAGCACGAGACGGACCACCTGTACGGCTACCTGTACATCGACCGGCTCTCCAAGCGCGACCGCAAGGACGCGCTCCGGCAGATGGAGGAGAACACCCCGCGCTACGAGATCGTG
- a CDS encoding tetratricopeptide repeat protein, translating to MRIFGKVRHRPSASWRQATDRAFTLIGDGRYEDAGALLTRAADLEPWLSESWFNLALLHKFRHDWEQARAAGLRAVALLDKESGAPDWWNVGIAATALQDWPLARRAWQAYGLKVPGGGQQTPASNSEPVGMELGSAAVRLSPEGEAEVVWGRRLDPARMEVLSIPLPSSGRRWGEVVLHDGVPNGERITAAGPSYPVFDEIELWAPSPVPTWVVLLEAATEADRDALEQLASDAGFAAEDWSSSVRLLCRACSESRMESDEGDGEHLDPHDHSEPGHPGPLRHRTAGELWVPERECGLAAPAGLVRGLLDGWVADSPDSREWRDLEEVC from the coding sequence GTGAGGATCTTCGGGAAGGTACGGCATCGGCCGTCCGCCTCTTGGCGGCAGGCCACGGACCGCGCGTTCACGCTGATCGGCGACGGCCGGTACGAGGACGCGGGCGCGTTGCTGACACGTGCGGCGGACCTGGAGCCCTGGCTCTCCGAGTCATGGTTCAACCTGGCGCTGCTGCACAAGTTCCGGCATGACTGGGAGCAGGCGCGGGCCGCCGGCCTGCGGGCCGTCGCGCTGCTCGACAAGGAGTCCGGCGCCCCGGACTGGTGGAATGTCGGGATCGCCGCCACCGCGCTGCAGGACTGGCCGCTGGCGCGCCGGGCCTGGCAGGCGTACGGGCTGAAGGTGCCCGGCGGCGGGCAGCAGACCCCGGCGTCCAACAGCGAGCCGGTCGGGATGGAGCTGGGCAGCGCGGCCGTGCGGCTGTCGCCCGAGGGCGAGGCCGAGGTCGTGTGGGGCCGCAGGCTGGACCCGGCGCGGATGGAGGTGCTGTCGATCCCGCTGCCGTCCTCCGGGCGGCGCTGGGGCGAGGTCGTGCTGCACGACGGGGTGCCGAACGGCGAGCGGATCACCGCGGCGGGGCCCTCGTACCCCGTCTTCGACGAGATCGAGCTGTGGGCGCCGTCCCCCGTGCCGACCTGGGTGGTGCTCCTCGAAGCTGCCACCGAGGCGGACCGGGACGCCCTGGAGCAGCTGGCGTCCGACGCCGGTTTCGCCGCCGAGGACTGGTCCTCGTCCGTCCGGCTGCTCTGCCGGGCCTGCTCGGAGAGCCGGATGGAGAGCGACGAGGGCGACGGCGAGCACCTCGACCCGCACGACCACAGTGAGCCGGGCCACCCCGGCCCGCTGAGGCACCGCACCGCCGGTGAGCTGTGGGTGCCGGAGCGTGAGTGCGGCCTGGCGGCGCCCGCCGGGCTGGTGCGCGGCCTGCTGGACGGCTGGGTGGCGGACAGCCCGGACAGCCGTGAGTGGCGGGATCTCGAAGAAGTCTGCTGA